In the genome of Arvicola amphibius chromosome 2, mArvAmp1.2, whole genome shotgun sequence, the window GCTGCAGAACAGGACAGAGGACCAGACTATGGTGCTGACCCCTCCCACGCTGACCCTGCAGCAAACAGGTGTGAAAACCAGCTCAGCAACCGCAAGAGACATAAAGCCACTGGCCCTTTGCTTTGGGAATGCTCCCAGTCCCTGCTGGATAGCAGCTGATCACACCTCATGAAAATCTCTCAAGCCTCTCTCTGGTGTCAGGGAGCCCCTCCTGACATGTTGCAAGTACCCAGTTCCCTGTTCCTCTTACCcagttccctctttccctttgtaGACATAGTCCTTAGCCCAGCATGGGGACAGAGAAGCATGAAGACAACTTCATCTTCTTGGGAGAGAAGCTTAAAGAACTCCCAGAAATAAAAGTTACTTTGCCTTTGTTGCTGACATCCTCTGCTCCTTCCATTCCCAACTTTGTCTCTCGTGTCTCATAGCTGAAAATTCCTATATGTTCTGAAAATTGGCAGGTATAAAAGGGAAGAATaattacacatacaaatacatgctCTATGTGTTTAGTTTCAAAAGTATCCTTTCATATATTCCTGCTTTGCTTAGGCTGGAACTATAAAAATAAGGTGTGCGTAttataataagaacaaaacaattcAGGCATGTGTAAGAGTTAGTTGTCCCTACTTTGGGTTCTCCATCCCTAGTATCCTCCTACAGTAAACACTTTTAATGATCCATATATCTCTGTCATACCTTGCTTTAAGCTGACTTCTCTtacgttattttttttttaatttagagtgTGGTGCATAAAGTATCAAATAAGCTGGATTTATTCACGAAGCTATCACATTTAGCATTTCATTTAAGCatagttaatttttaaagctCTTACAGATTTGCTGATTTAATTTACTTTCCAACCTCTTATTCTCATAGAAAACAGAATTTGCAATCTATATCTAATGAGCAAAAATGCTACACATCTCTAGATTTTGCCATTTTCTAAGAGAAGATACAGCCTCGATGCCTAAGAccctgctttattttcttataaaataaaccAAGTGTATCATGCTTGTGATCTGGTGTCTCCATCACATCAAAAAGGAGGAAGTGACAGACTCCAGAAAGGggctgaggaaaagaaaaatgcaaagtcaTATAGAATGTGATTTTTGTCACATGAAGCTGTCCTGTTGGCCTTTTTCTGAATTATCGTTTACATCCACATTTCTGCTGCTTtgggtattttatatttttaagacgTCTTGTACTTCTGAAATACAAATGTTTTCCTGATTGGGATCAGTTTATTGCCTTTGCTGAAGTCTGAGAATTTCCAAACCCTGGCCGGTTCCTTTCTTGAGCTACAGCAGAAATACGGATCGCAGATAGTCTAGGAGGGAGGGGCTCAAAGAGACTTGAGCCTGATCTCTTCCCCTTCAGCTACAGGATGCTTGTCTGTGCCCAAGCTACTCCTCTTGTACCAAATGAGGGGGATGTTGTGGCTACAAGCTGCAAAGCAACCTTTGAAAGTCAGGTGCTGAGCCCTGCCTCCTTAGTATTCCAGACATGAGGAACACTCCTGTCTTGTCTCTTGTTTTTCTACCTTTGGAACTTGCTTCAGAAGAATCTGCAGTGGTATGACATAGTTGACAGCAATTACTTCATATCTcaaggtttcttctttctttatttttatcctgACAATGGAGAAACACGGTGAATCTTTTTATGTATAGATAGATaacttggttggttggtttagcCAGAATGAGTCTAACTTTTTACTCTGACTCAGCAATCCTTCTCCCCCTGAATACACTTGTTTTCAGTCTTCAATATTCTGGGTCTGAATCTGAAGATTCACTGCCAGCATCAAAATATACTGCTGAATACTGTAGGATTGTCacgcattttttttaaaatatgaatgtctTTGCTCTTAGTAaaactataaaaggaaaataaagcaacTGCTCGGATAACAATCTACGTTCtgtgtctatattttttttcttttggattcctGATGACAGGAGTGTTCCGTGGCTTTAGCATTATTTCATCATTGCTTTTGCTATTTTCTGGACCATCTAGACCAGCTCTGTGTTGTCATCAAGATGCATGCTAAGGCTCTACCCTAGCACACCTTACCCGAGCAATTATTTCATCATTCTTCATCTATTAGAATGTTCCGTATTGCACAACTGATActctctgttattttttttgtcttgcttttctctttcaaacaaaatgttttaacaacaatgctaacaaaatattaattattcctTTTCCGTGATTGTGCGCTTGTGAGTGTAAGAAGGCTCTTTCTTTACTGTTCCTTCTTTGTACCCACTCATGCTCTGCCTAAAAGGGACTATTTTGAGGAGCATCTCCTAGGCATAGTGTAAAGTAGCCTTCACTGTTTAAAAGACTGCCTCTGGCATCTTCTGATCTCGATATCAAAGTATCCAAATACTGGGGCTCTGGATAGGACCTGGGCCCTTCTGACAAGCCAACTTGTCAGATTACACTTCCAACATGTTTTACTTTACGGTGTTCACGAAACAGATATTGATGCTGGAGCCAGCATCACAAAGATTTACACAGCCACATACGCTCTGAAGTTCTTCTCTAGAGCATTTACTTAATCTGCGAGAGATCCCGGCATCACGCAGAACAGCGCTTTCAGAGAATCTATGCTTCTTACAAACTGGTTTCCTACGTGGAATTGTTCAGTACCTGCATCTTTATATGGGCCGTGGATTGTCTATTTCACATGCAGGGCATTAGTGGTGATAAGAGGAAGAGTTCACTGGCTACTTGATTGCTACTCATCAGCCCCCCAGGTGTGTACAAAAAGTCTCCCTCTAGGATGGCTTCATAGATTGATAATAAAGGCTTTATCTTAACACACACATAACATCTTTACCAGAAAAGTAACTCAGAAGAGCAggaattaaattatatatgtgtttctgtaaACCACAGTCAAGTACAGCTTCAGTTTAACTTTGGCTGCATTGACAAATACAACTTTTTTCTATCACTGGATGACCAGGCCACGTGCAGCCAGGGTGCAGTTGCCCTTCCAATTGGCTTTGGGTTTTGCTTGCTTCCCTCTATGTTTTCTCAGTATTGTGAGCAACatgcctttcatttttttcctcaacaGAAATGAATGAATCTTGCTATTCTTGTTTATAGGCCACATGAACATTTGAGACCATTATCATTTGAACATTTTCAGAAAGGCAAAAGTACTACCGACGGTGGAGCTGGTCTTCACCATGGTGAAGCAGTCATGCCTTGGCAGGCTACTGAGTACAGAACTGTACCTACCAATGGCTACAGAAGTTTCCTGTAGGGTCTGGATATTAGGTAAAGCATAGAAATCACTCAGAGGGCATAAGCACTGTCTTGATTCATTTTACTAAACAGGTACTagttttaatctttaaaagaaatcttaattCATCATTAAATTCAAAAGATAATAAATACTTATGAAAGattattttactataaaaattatacatcattattttactataaaaattagatgacaatgaaaatatttccccagtccctttcatttcctttcttccctaatCACTTCCCTGTATCACTCCCTAACATTTTTCCACATGCGTaggtatttatttgctttttatttctaatgatgGGATTGAACCAAGGGCCTCACATATGttaagcaaatgctctaccactaagctaacTAAATATCCAGCCCAGAACCTATTCTCAAGTTAACAAGTGGAAGCTTACTCTATACCATTCTGCACATATAGCTTTCACTTGGAAATCGTTTTCATGTTATTACATACACAGCCCATATTTGTGCTTAAGATGTACCATAATTTCCCAACTCTCTTCCTGCTGGTATGCAGTCACTTTACCTTCCTTTCCCTTTACCAACAGTTCACAGTGGCTGAGGACAAAACTTGGTGATGgagctgggttcaatccccagcatcacccAACCCCCAAGGCTCATGAATATCCATCCACCCTTGTTCAAACAAGTACATGCAAATACCTGCAGGACTTCCAGAAGTCAATTTACTAGGAGATATTGCCAGTTATGCTCCACATGCTGTATACAATATGCGTTCTCCAGAACAATATAGAGAAGAGACCCTTACCATAGCTTGTCAGACTGTGTGTTGTCAATCTCATAGGTTAAAGTGGTATTTTAGGCATTTCAGCCTACAACAACAGAGGACCGCCAGTTGAGAAATGACAGCTAATAAGCAACAGAAGTGTGTTCCTCACCATTCAGAGGATATTCAGAGATGAGGGTACCAGCATGGCTGGGTTGTGGTAAGGACCACCTTCTTCATTGCAGACTGTCCTCTATTCGTTGTGATTTCACAACCTGGAGAGAAGGTTACAGGGGTCTCTTCCTAGGATACTAATCCATTGGTGTAAATCTTCCTTGCATAGCTACCTCCCaaaggctccacctcttaaaacCATCACACTGGGGAACAGGATGGTAACATGCATGCATGGTAGAGGCACCAACATCCCTCTGTAACGAAAGGCTTCTCACTGCTGTTTCAACATGCCTTGCTTCAATTATGAGCAAATAAGAAGCATCCTTCCATATGTTTATGCTATGTGCTCAGTTTTCTGTAAGCTGCCAGGGAAAACATGCCCCTTGGGGAAGAGAACCTTTGTTCCGTGTGAGTGTCAGACCTACATAGCTCTGTCCTCTTCTAACCCAGCCTCATTTATCTTTCAGAACTCTTATGCCTGTGCTCTTTTTACATCtgttcctccacctcccctcccttcatacCCCACGGCCATCTTTCTTTGTCCCCTTTGCTTCCCTGTCTCTGTAAAAACAACCTAGAGTAGTCAGGGCAGAACTGCTGGGTCCTAGTGAGAACCCACATGTCCATAGGGGCAAACTACTCTTAATGAGAAGAGACTTTTAACTACCATACAGGTCGGCTGCTGGAGGAAAGGTGCAGAGTAAATGAAGAGAACAAACTGGAATAACTCCGTCCAGACGAAAAGGGTAAGGCTGGCTTAACGCTCTGCTGTCCTTCCTCTCTACGAATGAGGGCTTTGAGATAGTCACataaagaggagaggagaggagaggggcatGGCATGTGTCTCTACCGCAGAGTGGAAACTGCATAGCAAACACAGGTGAGTCGGTGTTTACTGGCTCGTGCCCACGGTTGGTTCGGGGACAGTTTGAGTCCTATAGAGCAGGCATGATATGAAGTCTGGGCACCTATACCGCGACTGAAAATGACGTCTCCTCTCTACCTCTTTTGATCCCGAATTCTCCCTAGGAAGCAAGCTTGGCTGCAGACCCGGGGTCTTGCAAAAGCTGCAGCCCCGCCTCAGAGCAGGGTGGCAGCCGAGGCGATGGTGGGAGTGCTGAAGATACCTCATGGCTACTGAGGACACTGCTGGGCCAGGGAGCAGAGTGGTGGGCATAGTGTGCAGTCTGTGGGTCCTGGTTCTGGGGCCCTCAGTCCTGGCTCTGGAAggtaggaaggaggggaggtaggagAGGTGTTCAGTGGGAGGGGGTGGAGAACAGCAGTGGCTCTATTAAGGACGCTTGTAGGGAGGGTGAACTGTGCTCGCATCGACTATTTGAGACTCGGGATCCGCACAGCCACTGAACTCCTGCTGGCAAATTAAATGGATCCGGGAGGGACAGTATTTGGTTTTCCATGGAATGGAGTGGGAGTAGTCTTGCCAGCTGGGGGCTTTGCACAGTGTATCCCATTATGTCTGAACAGAGGTACTGCTGGATACCACAGGAGAGACCTCTGAGATTGGCTGGCTCACCTACCCACCAGGTGGGGTGAGTACACCACTCTTCACTCTGAACCCACCCTCTTGGCCCTCACTGCTCCCTAGAAAGTGGAATTGGGGGCGGAAACCCTAGATAAACCCTAGATAAAAGCTGTGAGTTAAGACTCCCATCAGTTGTGGGGAACAGAATTTCAGGGTGCCTTCTCTTGCTTTGCTTGGCATTAATGGTATATCTCAGCAGAACAGACACAGCCCCACCATGTCCCATAGTCACTTCCCTCTGCAAACTAGCAGTTAATTGTTTCTTCTGGTCCCCTTGCAGTGGGACGAGGTGAGTGTTCTAGATGACCAGCGGCGGCTGACTCGGACCTTCGAAGCATGCCATGTGGCAGGGGTCCCTCCAGGTGCTGGGCAGGACAATTGGCTGCAGACACACTTTGTGGAGCGGCGAGGGGCCCAGAGGGCGCACATCCGCCTTCACTTCTCTGTACGAGCATGTTCCAGCCTGGGTGTCAGCGGGGGCACCTGCCGGGAGACCTTCACTCTTTACTACCGGCAGGCTGAGGAGCCTGACAGCCCCGACAGCGTTTCAGCCTGGCACCTCAAACGCTGGACCAAAGTGGACACAATTGCGGCGGACGAGagcttccctgcctcttcctcctcttcctcgtgGGCTGTGGGACCCCACCGGACTGGTCAGCGGGTGGGGCTACAGCTGAATGTCAAAGAGCGCAGCTTTGGTCCTCTCACTCAGCGGGGCTTCTATGTGGCCTTCCAGGACACGGGGGCCTGCCTGGCCCTTGTGGCCGTCAAGCTGTTCTCCTACACCTGTCCCTCCATTCTGCGTGCCTTTGCGTCCTTTCCTGAGACGCAGGCCAGTGGAGCTGGAGGGGCCTCCCTGGTGGCGGCTGTGGGCACCTGTGTAGCTCATGCTGAACCAGAGGAGGACGGAGTAGGAGGCCAGGCAGGGGGCAGCCCCCCGCGGCTACACTGCAATGGGGAAGGCAGGTGGATGGTAGCTGTAGGAGGCTGCCGCTGCCAGCCTGGACACCAGCCTGCGCGTGGAGACAAGCTCTGCCAAGGTGAGAGCCTTTTCCACAACCCCTCGGCCTTGGGTTTCTCTCCTGAACACCGCAAAGTTGATTTTATCCATAAAATATCTCAAATAAGCCACCTGAGGAAAGGACCCGTTTTCCCCAATTTAACTTTCTAAAGCATACAACAGACTTACGCGTTGAACTTGCCTATAATTTCTGGAAACTGCCACAGTGTTCCATATTTCCATGTTTTGTAACCTAAGACCATGGACCCAAGAAGTGACACAGAGCAGAAGTTGCTCCGTTCTTGGGTTATCTTGTGTGGGTTCCTCTGTGCCCATAGGTACCTGGCAGGGAAGGGTTCGTTGTGGAGCTGGTAGCTAAAGGCAGGTAGGAAGTTATAGTGGATAAGCTAaaaagaataattacatggagTTAATGTATCCTCACCTGGAATTCCTACTTCTGGGCTTGCATTCTCCCCAGCCCCCTATATACTTAGCTATTGATAAGTGGAAATGGGTTCTGTCCCCTAACTGACTGAATACATCTGTGAACCAGGGAACAGAAGGTGGAGGCTGGGTCTCAGGACTGAAAACCCGCTCTGGGGGATGGAGGAAACCCTGTGCACATGGCTATAAACCTGGGCTGGGTGACTGAAGTAGACGTGACACCACTTTCTCCCCTTTGCCTCCTTAGCCTGTCCGGAAGGGTCCTATAAGGCCCTGCCTGGGAATGTCCCTTGCTCACCATGTCCAGCCCGCAGCCACTCCCCTGACCCTGCAGCCCCAGTATGCCCTTGTCTCCAGGGcttctacagagccagttccgaCCCACCAGAGGCTCCTTGCACTGGTGAGTCCTGAACTCAGCTCAACGCATTAAGGCTGGGAATGGGTAAGGATTTGGGAGACCCTAATTTAACAACGGGGATGAAAGGGCTTTGGAGTTCACTTGAAATGactttgtattgtttgtttgttttgtttcctcccctacaccttcctctttccccacccTCCTTTCTGGCCCCACTTTCTGCCCTCTTACCCACACCCTCTGACCTTCTTCCTCCCTTAACCACCTTCACCTCATTTTCCCACCCCCCTCCACCCCTTTCAGGCCCTCCATCTGCTCCCAGGGAGCTTTGGTTTGAGGTGCAAGGCTCAGCACTGATGCTGCACTGGCGTTTGCCTCAGGAGCTGGGTGGCCGAGGGGACCTGCTCTTTAATGTTGTGTGCAAGGAATGTGGAGGCCGCCGGGAGCCCGGCAGTGGGGGCACGTGTCGTCGCTGCAGGGATGAGGTGCATTTCGATCCCCGCCAGAGGGGCCTGACTGAGAGTCGAGTGTTAGTTGGGGGGCTCCGAGCACATGTGCCATACATCTTGGAGGTGCAGGCCGTCAATGGGGTGTCCGAGCTCAGCCCTGACCCTCCCCAGGCTGCGGCCATCAATGTCAGCACCAGCCATGAAGGTgagccctcttccttctccttaagGACAGATTGCTTCAGCTCctcatctcccctcctccccatccctgcttTCCAGCCAGCCTGCGTTAGACATCACGTTCTCAAGTCTGTCCTCTCCACCCTTGGGTGCTGCTGCTCCCAGAGGCTCCAGTCCCCCCAACAATAATTCTCCACTCTGCCCCTCAGTCCCTTCTGCAGTGCCTGTGATGCACCAGGTGAGCCGGGCAGCCAACAGCATCACAGTGTCCTGGCCACAGCCTGAGCAGACAAATGGGAACATCCTCGACTACCAGCTGCGCTACTACGACCAGGTGAGTCAGGAGCTTCCGCAGGGCTCCGAGAGCTCTCAGCCACCACAGCACCAACCCTGCTTGGGAGTTGGCTACAGAGCGGGGCAAGAAGTGCCGAGACACCAGGGAGATCGCAGAGGAAAATGGGGCATAAAAGCAGGGACAAAGTGGTGAGTGACGGTTGTCCCTAGGCAGAAGACGAATCCCACTCCTTCACCATGACCAGTGAGACTAACACTGCCACTGTGACACGGTTGAGCCCTGGCCACATCTATGGCTTCCAGGTGCGGGCACGGACTGCAGCTGGCCATGGCCCCTATGGGGGCAAAGTCTATTTCCAGACCCTACCTCAAGGTGAGAAGAAGTTTAGCTGGGCATTTTGGGGTTCCAAGACTGTCTAAGCCATAAATCTTGACACATCAGCCTTCAGACCAGAGTCTCTGGGAAAGGAGGATACTGTGGGTGGCCCCTGACTTTAGAGGTTGTTTGGGTAAAGTGGGAGACAGTGAATTAATACGAGTGTGTTTGCAGACATGAATGTGTGTAATGCAAGCCTATATGGACAGTTCTTGAATATGTAGGGTGGGAAGGATGTTCAGAAGGATGAGGGTACGCGTGAGGTGTGTGCGTGTGGCGCTGTGGATGTCCAGGGGGCATCGGAGGCATGTAGACCCAAAGAAAGCCTGGCTCACCCCTGTGACTCTGCCACTGATCCCTCAGGTGAGGggtcctcccagcttccagaGAAACTCTCCTTGGTGATTGGTTCCATCCTGGGGGCGCTGGCCTTTCTTCTACTGGCAGCCATCACTGTTCTGGCTGTCATCTTCCAGCGGTGAGGACCCCTGCCATCCCTACCCACCCTGCCCCAGTACCACTCAAGCACTGGGCACCCCAGGAGCCCTTCAGCCCCTCGTATATCCTTCTGCTAGTTCATTGctagggtgggaaggagggtcCTGGTCGAGCCCCCTCAGTCCTCAGATCCGTGGCTGGAAAGTTGTCTGCTGGGCCAAGGTGGTTTGGGGCAGACACAGGCTGACAGAAACCAGGTGTGATTCTAGGCTCTTGGTTTGCCCCTCAGGAAGCGACGTGGGACCGGCTACACGGAACAATTGCAGCAGTACAGCAGCCCAGgttgggaaggggagagggattGTGACAGGGATTGTGGGCTTGGAGCAAGGCACATGCCTGGTGAGGGAGAGCCCCTTCCTCACCATCTTTGAGAAGTAGATGGGTGGGGTGTGCCTTTGGTATTTGGGTGCTCATGCTTATAGTACACCCTCATAACACACTGTACTCTTCAGGGCTTGGAGTAAAATATTACATTGATCCTTCAACATATGAGGACCCCTGCCAGGCCATCAGAGAGCTTGCTAGAGAAGTAGACCCTACGTATATCAAGATTGAGGAAGTCATTGGGGCAGGTATTTGGGGCACGAGGGATGCCTGGGAGGGCCTGGTGATTCCTTGTAAGCACAGCTGAACACGTCCTGACTTCATTCCATACCGGTATCTATTCTTCCAGGTTCCTTTGGAGAAGTGCGCTGGGGCCGACTACAACCACGGGGAAGGCGGGAACAGGCTGTGGCTATCCAGGCCCTGTGGGCAGGGGGTGCTGAGAGCCTGAAGATGACCTTTCTGGGCCGAGCAGCACTGCTGGGCCAGTTCCAGCACCCCAATATCCTGAGGCTGGAAGGTGTTGTCACCAAGAGCCGGCCTATCATGGTGCTGACGGAACTCATGGAGCTCGGTCCCCTGGACAGCTTCCTTAGGGTCAGTGTTTCTCGGGTGAAGGAGGAGAGTCTTGGGTTGAGGAAGGAAAGCTTACAACTCCCACATTTTCCAGAAGACAGCCTTGCCTCTGCTCCTTACCAACCAATCCGCCATCATGGTCCTCATCCTTCATTCCCAGGCCATGTTGATTCCCAAATTTGTTCCCGACTGCCCTCTTGCACTGATGTGTGTTTCGCAGTGTGCCTGCCCTATTGATGACCTCTATCCTCTGTTCTTCAGCAGCGGGAAGGTCAGTTCAGTAGCCTGCAGCTGGTGGCCATGCAGCGGGGTGTGGCTGCGGCCATGCAGTACCTGTCCAGCTTCGCCTTTGTGCATCGAGCACTCTCTGCCCGAAGTGTGCTGGTCAACAGCCACCTGGTGTGCAAGGTGGCCCGACTTGGCCACAGTCCTCAGGTGAGTTCAGGGCCTTGGGGGCTCAGTGCTCTTCAGCATGCTGGAGGGAAAGCTAGACTATGGGAACCGCTGGTGGAATAGCTCGGTCTCATAGTGAGGAGAGGGAAGCCTGCGTTTAGAGCAATTGAGGGtctgaaggaagcaaggaaaagcAAGGGAGGACAGGAAGACAAGAGAACCGCAAAACTCGTACCAGCTCCTACTTGCCATCAGTGCGGGCATCACACGGGTTGAAGAGTCAGCATGACGGTATAAAATCCTCAATGCTCCACTCTCAAGCCCCAAGACCTTGTGCAGTTTCATAGGCTTGAAGCCTTGATTCCATGTTTTGTATCTATTCTGCACAATGGTCAAGGGGATGGAACGAGATGCTGGATGTGCGACTCCTGAGACATTTAAGCATCTATGTTTCCCAGGGAATGTGACTCTTACTGTGGTTATTACTAGTTTACCCCTGGCTCTCCCCTTCAGGGTTCAAGTTCCTTGCTTCGCTGGGCAGCCCCAGAGGTCATTACACACGGGAAGTATACAACGGCCAGTGATGTCTGGAGCTTTGGGATACTTATGTGGGAAGTGATGAGCTACGGAGAACGGCCCTACTGGGACATGAGCGAGCAGGAGGTGAACTTGACCTAGACGCCACCTGTGCTTTCATATCCTAAACCCACCCTCTTCTGAGCCATTCCTAGTCTAAGACCTCGTGACCAGAACATTCCAAATTTTGTAGTTCCCTTGCCATCTCAGCCTCGTGCTACACCTGAATTCAGCCCATCCCCCCTCTTCTAACACCCTTACTATAGCAATAGCTTCTCATCACGTGTTCCTCTTGACCGGCAGGTGCTCAATGCAATAGAGCAAGAGTTCCGGCTGCCCCCACCTCCAGGGTGCCCTACTGGACTCCATCTCCTGATGCTAGACACTTGGCAGAAGGACCGTTCCCGCCGGCCTCACTTTGACCAGCTTGTGGCCGCATTTGACAAGATGATCCGCAAGCCAGATACCCTCCAGGCTGAAGGGGGCC includes:
- the Ephb6 gene encoding ephrin type-B receptor 6, whose translation is MATEDTAGPGSRVVGIVCSLWVLVLGPSVLALEEVLLDTTGETSEIGWLTYPPGGWDEVSVLDDQRRLTRTFEACHVAGVPPGAGQDNWLQTHFVERRGAQRAHIRLHFSVRACSSLGVSGGTCRETFTLYYRQAEEPDSPDSVSAWHLKRWTKVDTIAADESFPASSSSSSWAVGPHRTGQRVGLQLNVKERSFGPLTQRGFYVAFQDTGACLALVAVKLFSYTCPSILRAFASFPETQASGAGGASLVAAVGTCVAHAEPEEDGVGGQAGGSPPRLHCNGEGRWMVAVGGCRCQPGHQPARGDKLCQACPEGSYKALPGNVPCSPCPARSHSPDPAAPVCPCLQGFYRASSDPPEAPCTGPPSAPRELWFEVQGSALMLHWRLPQELGGRGDLLFNVVCKECGGRREPGSGGTCRRCRDEVHFDPRQRGLTESRVLVGGLRAHVPYILEVQAVNGVSELSPDPPQAAAINVSTSHEVPSAVPVMHQVSRAANSITVSWPQPEQTNGNILDYQLRYYDQAEDESHSFTMTSETNTATVTRLSPGHIYGFQVRARTAAGHGPYGGKVYFQTLPQGEGSSQLPEKLSLVIGSILGALAFLLLAAITVLAVIFQRKRRGTGYTEQLQQYSSPGLGVKYYIDPSTYEDPCQAIRELAREVDPTYIKIEEVIGAGSFGEVRWGRLQPRGRREQAVAIQALWAGGAESLKMTFLGRAALLGQFQHPNILRLEGVVTKSRPIMVLTELMELGPLDSFLRQREGQFSSLQLVAMQRGVAAAMQYLSSFAFVHRALSARSVLVNSHLVCKVARLGHSPQGSSSLLRWAAPEVITHGKYTTASDVWSFGILMWEVMSYGERPYWDMSEQEVLNAIEQEFRLPPPPGCPTGLHLLMLDTWQKDRSRRPHFDQLVAAFDKMIRKPDTLQAEGGPGDRPSQALLNPVALAFPCLDSPQAWLSAIGLECYKDNFSKFGLSTFNDVAQLSLEDLPGLGITLAGHQKKLLHNVQLLKQHLRQPGSVEV